From the genome of Sphingomonas sp. HMP6, one region includes:
- a CDS encoding outer membrane protein: MRTKTFSLAAVLLAGSFALSAPAYAQEADDKPFDGLYVGGTVGFDAQPNDRGSTVLFDRNLDGTFGDAVVTSTGPNAFAATAAQPGAGFCNGRATSTGLLTACTNDKDNISYSGRIGFDKQMGNVVFGIVGEFGKSEVRDSVSAFSTTPASYTLSRKVDYNANLRLRGGYAFDKTLFYATGGGAYAKINSTFETTNVANAFATSGKNDSWGFVAGGGIEQKLGRHFSIGLEYLYNQYKDGDYRVRVTQGTALANNPFVLAPNTAGTDFRRSDDKFRWHSVRATAQFRF; this comes from the coding sequence ATGCGTACCAAGACTTTCTCGCTCGCCGCCGTGTTGCTGGCTGGCAGCTTCGCCCTTTCCGCCCCTGCCTATGCCCAAGAGGCCGACGACAAGCCGTTCGACGGCCTATATGTCGGTGGCACCGTCGGTTTCGACGCGCAGCCGAATGACCGCGGTTCGACCGTTTTGTTCGATCGCAATCTCGATGGTACCTTCGGCGATGCGGTCGTCACGTCGACCGGACCGAACGCCTTTGCGGCGACGGCGGCACAGCCGGGTGCGGGCTTCTGCAACGGCCGCGCGACCAGCACTGGCCTGCTGACCGCCTGCACCAATGACAAGGACAATATCAGCTATTCGGGCCGGATCGGCTTCGACAAGCAGATGGGCAATGTCGTGTTCGGTATCGTCGGCGAATTCGGCAAGAGCGAAGTGCGCGACAGCGTTTCCGCGTTCAGCACGACGCCCGCCAGCTACACGCTAAGCCGCAAGGTGGATTACAACGCGAACCTGCGCCTGCGCGGTGGTTATGCGTTCGACAAGACTTTGTTCTATGCGACCGGTGGTGGCGCTTATGCGAAGATCAACTCGACGTTCGAGACGACCAATGTCGCCAATGCTTTCGCCACCAGCGGCAAGAACGATTCGTGGGGTTTCGTCGCGGGCGGCGGTATCGAGCAGAAGCTCGGGCGTCATTTCTCGATCGGTCTCGAGTATTTGTACAACCAGTATAAGGACGGCGACTATCGCGTCCGCGTGACGCAGGGGACTGCGCTCGCGAACAATCCGTTCGTGCTCGCGCCGAACACCGCCGGCACTGACTTCCGTCGCAGTGACGACAAGTTCCGCTGGCACAGCGTGCGCGCGACTGCGCAGTTCCGCTTCTAG
- a CDS encoding peptidylprolyl isomerase: MTVMRRVAFSVLCGALLGAAPAPEPPIVRVRLVTAAGPIVIALDTRRAPRTSANFLAYVDDGRLDGTYFYRASRRKTSPGGFVQGGIGTDSHRMLDRLPLEPTNVTGIKHLDATVSMARYDRPDSGSGNFSIMVGPNPSLDARAGFPGYAAFAHVIAGMDVVKRILAVPTRPGGDGAFKGQMIARPIPIVRAVRLDGVAKPTGRLKVWQMLRRIG, encoded by the coding sequence ATGACCGTGATGCGTCGGGTGGCGTTCTCCGTTTTATGCGGAGCGCTGCTCGGCGCGGCCCCCGCGCCCGAGCCACCGATCGTCCGAGTTCGGCTGGTGACGGCGGCGGGACCGATCGTGATCGCGCTCGATACGCGGCGCGCGCCGAGAACGAGCGCGAATTTCCTCGCTTATGTCGATGACGGTCGACTCGATGGCACTTATTTCTACCGCGCATCGCGTCGCAAGACTTCGCCGGGAGGGTTCGTTCAGGGCGGGATCGGCACCGATTCGCATCGCATGCTCGATCGCCTCCCGCTCGAGCCGACCAACGTGACCGGCATCAAGCATCTCGACGCGACGGTTTCGATGGCACGCTACGACCGGCCCGATTCGGGTAGCGGCAATTTTTCGATCATGGTTGGGCCCAACCCGTCGCTCGACGCGCGGGCGGGATTCCCGGGCTATGCGGCGTTCGCGCACGTGATTGCGGGAATGGACGTGGTGAAGCGCATTCTCGCCGTCCCGACGCGGCCCGGTGGTGATGGCGCGTTCAAGGGCCAGATGATCGCCCGCCCGATCCCGATCGTCCGCGCGGTACGTCTCGACGGGGTGGCCAAGCCGACGGGGCGGCTGAAAGTCTGGCAGATGCTGCGTCGGATCGGCTGA
- a CDS encoding GcrA family cell cycle regulator, whose amino-acid sequence MSWTDERIDTLRRMWEAGQTASQIAEELGGVSRNAVIGKAHRLGLQSRPSPVKPNDPAAVKAAAAPPAPKPAAPAVAAPLAAPPRPPVERVAPPVVAAPPVAEIEDEVEDDTEVEAEAPVVAPRPAPPILRSVGPGGFLRQAPGEQQAPITPAPPRRLVPAKPSAEMAGKTTLLDLNDKICKWPLGHPGEPDFHFCGEKVNPGFPYCVGHCGHAYQAQLPRRDRRPTPPLPFGGPRAR is encoded by the coding sequence ATGAGCTGGACCGACGAACGGATCGATACGCTGCGCCGCATGTGGGAAGCGGGGCAGACCGCGAGCCAGATTGCAGAAGAATTGGGTGGCGTCAGCCGCAACGCCGTGATCGGCAAGGCGCATCGCCTGGGGCTGCAGTCGCGCCCGTCGCCGGTCAAGCCGAACGATCCTGCCGCGGTTAAGGCTGCCGCAGCGCCGCCCGCGCCAAAGCCCGCCGCGCCCGCTGTCGCGGCCCCGCTCGCCGCTCCCCCGCGTCCGCCAGTCGAGCGCGTTGCCCCGCCCGTCGTTGCCGCCCCCCCGGTCGCCGAGATCGAAGACGAGGTCGAAGACGACACCGAAGTCGAGGCCGAGGCACCCGTCGTGGCACCCCGCCCTGCCCCGCCGATCCTGCGCTCGGTCGGCCCCGGCGGCTTCCTGCGTCAGGCACCGGGCGAGCAGCAAGCCCCGATCACCCCGGCCCCGCCGCGCCGCCTCGTCCCCGCCAAGCCATCGGCCGAAATGGCGGGCAAGACGACGCTGCTCGATTTGAACGACAAGATTTGCAAATGGCCGCTTGGCCATCCGGGCGAACCCGACTTTCACTTTTGCGGTGAGAAGGTGAACCCGGGCTTCCCGTATTGCGTCGGGCATTGCGGTCATGCCTATCAGGCGCAGTTGCCGCGCCGCGACCGCCGGCCGACGCCGCCGCTCCCCTTCGGCGGCCCGCGCGCGCGCTGA
- a CDS encoding ABC transporter permease, whose protein sequence is MSSQPPIGQISPVMNAPGVPVIRNVNWGGLRTLYIKEVRRFFKVQLQTVWAPAITTLLFLVIFTVATGGKQPVHVGGIDVPFADFIAPGLIVMSMLQNAFANASFSLLVGKIQGTIVDYLMPPLSTAELLAAMVGGAVTRAICVGAAVTLAMALWPGVHLHAAHPFAILWFGILGSVFLALIGVLTSIWAEKFDHAAAVQNFVIAPLTLLSGTFYSVDKLAPAFRAFSHANPFFYIISGFRYGFLGTADSPVLLGGAVILVIDAVLALLCYWLLRSGWKIKN, encoded by the coding sequence ATGAGCAGCCAGCCCCCAATCGGCCAAATCAGTCCAGTGATGAACGCACCCGGCGTTCCGGTCATCCGGAACGTGAATTGGGGCGGTCTTCGAACGCTCTATATCAAGGAGGTGCGGCGGTTCTTCAAGGTCCAGTTGCAAACGGTCTGGGCCCCGGCGATTACGACGCTGCTTTTCCTGGTGATCTTCACCGTCGCGACGGGCGGCAAACAGCCGGTGCACGTCGGCGGAATCGACGTGCCCTTTGCGGATTTCATCGCGCCCGGCTTGATCGTGATGAGCATGCTCCAGAATGCGTTTGCCAATGCGAGCTTCTCGCTGCTGGTCGGCAAGATCCAGGGGACGATCGTCGATTATTTGATGCCGCCGCTTTCCACCGCCGAATTGCTCGCGGCAATGGTCGGTGGCGCGGTGACGCGCGCGATTTGCGTCGGCGCTGCGGTCACGCTGGCGATGGCGCTGTGGCCAGGCGTACATCTCCACGCCGCGCACCCGTTTGCGATCCTGTGGTTCGGCATTCTCGGCTCGGTGTTCCTGGCGCTGATCGGCGTGCTTACCTCGATCTGGGCGGAAAAGTTCGATCATGCCGCGGCGGTGCAGAATTTCGTGATCGCGCCGCTGACGCTGCTCTCGGGCACGTTCTATTCGGTCGACAAATTGGCCCCTGCGTTCCGCGCGTTCAGCCACGCCAACCCGTTCTTCTACATCATCTCGGGCTTCCGCTACGGTTTCCTCGGCACGGCGGATTCGCCGGTTTTGCTGGGCGGCGCGGTGATTCTGGTGATCGACGCGGTGTTGGCGCTGCTCTGCTATTGGCTGCTGAGATCGGGCTGGAAGATCAAGAACTAA
- a CDS encoding efflux RND transporter periplasmic adaptor subunit, which translates to MRGRIVVSVCLVLAACGKAAPEQGPAPSAPQVRIAQVGGAAGVATVSGVGTVALRREAALGFTSAGRIERLAVNEGDSVRRGQILAALDTTTVAADLTRATAERERARAEYARSDGLMKQGWITRPRLESARATLLAAEAQVRSAGFQRSNATIAAPGPGTVLARLAEPGQVVAAGTPVLVIGEEASGYVLRIPLSDRDAARLTLGASAQVTLAALNDDVIVGRVIEIAGRADRATGTFAVEIALPADKRLRSGQIGNAKITAKGIGVTTLAVPPSAVFGPRAGEALVYVVDLATSRVHLRKIRIGEANDEGIRVTGGLKPGEWVALSRVDRLTDGMKIAPVGPAQ; encoded by the coding sequence ATGCGGGGTCGGATCGTCGTCAGTGTCTGCCTCGTGCTCGCGGCGTGCGGCAAGGCGGCACCCGAACAGGGGCCTGCACCCAGCGCACCGCAAGTCCGCATCGCGCAAGTCGGTGGCGCTGCGGGCGTGGCTACGGTCAGCGGTGTCGGCACGGTCGCGCTGCGCCGCGAAGCCGCGCTCGGCTTCACCAGCGCCGGGCGCATCGAGCGGCTGGCCGTTAATGAAGGCGATTCGGTGCGGCGGGGGCAGATCCTGGCTGCGCTGGATACCACGACGGTTGCCGCCGACCTGACCCGCGCCACCGCAGAGCGCGAGCGCGCCCGCGCCGAATATGCGCGTAGCGACGGGTTGATGAAGCAAGGCTGGATCACGCGCCCGCGGCTAGAAAGCGCGCGCGCGACGTTGCTCGCGGCGGAGGCGCAAGTCCGCTCGGCGGGGTTCCAGCGCTCCAATGCCACGATCGCTGCACCCGGCCCGGGTACCGTGCTCGCGCGACTTGCCGAACCTGGACAAGTCGTCGCGGCGGGAACGCCGGTGCTGGTCATTGGCGAAGAAGCAAGCGGCTATGTGCTGCGCATACCGCTGTCCGACCGCGACGCCGCGCGCCTCACGCTCGGCGCGTCCGCGCAGGTCACGCTGGCGGCGCTCAACGACGATGTGATCGTCGGCCGCGTGATCGAAATTGCGGGCCGCGCCGACCGGGCAACGGGCACCTTCGCGGTCGAAATCGCGCTGCCCGCCGACAAGCGCCTGCGATCGGGCCAGATCGGCAATGCCAAGATCACCGCAAAGGGCATCGGTGTCACGACGCTCGCGGTACCGCCGAGCGCGGTCTTCGGCCCGCGTGCGGGCGAGGCGTTGGTTTATGTGGTCGATCTCGCCACCTCGCGCGTGCATCTGCGCAAAATCCGCATCGGCGAGGCGAATGACGAAGGCATTCGCGTTACGGGCGGGCTGAAACCGGGCGAGTGGGTCGCGCTGTCGCGCGTCGACCGCTTGACCGACGGCATGAAGATCGCGCCGGTCGGCCCCGCCCAATGA
- a CDS encoding efflux RND transporter permease subunit, which translates to MNLTAFAVRRWQVTLVAFLLLALLGVSAFLTIPRSVDPHFPIPTVVVTVILPGADAADMEETVAKPLEDVLQGLDKIDEIRSTSTDGTAVISVNFEHGTDAEQSLDRVVREVGSVRDRLPQGIQRIAFRRPRTTEAGVLQLALVSDTASWRRMAKFADDIRDRLNVVPGVRSTSIDGAASPEVRVAIDSGRLAEARIPAAAVANAIQQGGVDLPAGTLNAAGRRYNLDAGGAYRDVEAIRAVPVRAGDGRLVRVGDIANVEWGEAEQTHIARFNGHRALFVTVRQKDEADAGTLRNNLVTAIGKVRAQLPPDVKLEIGFDQSNDIQRKLAQLARDFAIALALVLVTILPLGFRPSLIVAISIPLSLAMGVLLLALLGYSLNQISISGFILSLGLLVDDSIVVTENIERHIRDGDTPTDAAIKGTNEITAAVMGATGVLLFAFLPLTFLPEGSGDFVRGLPMAVLVTVASSLLVSLTIIPFVASKLLRPHTGEGNALLRGIMAGIHRVYAPILHHALDRPRTWFWGAMALCVGAFALVPVLGFSLFPAAETPYFIVRVEAPEGGTIAATDRAVKQVAAILRREPAVVNVMENAGRGNPQIFYNIFPREERARYGDIFVTMQDWDVSESPKLLKRLRTALAGFPDARVTLVNFENGPPVEAPVAVRISGPDLAVLKTLSDRVGAALGEVRGLRDIDNPFAFDRVDMDLGLDAAKASLLGVAPGEARRAVRLAISGEQASRLRDNEGDTWPVTVRLPMAANQPVSALSNIYVPTLEGGSVPLLEIASPKLKSVPPLITRYKLQRTVTITAYNQPGVLTSNLNSAVAARLAKIDLPTGYSFGIGGEAEAARRNFSGLGPIILLATFGIFGVLVLEFGRFRETMVVAGVIPLGTVGGLVAMLLTGNSLSFLAIIGFVALIGIEIKNSILLVDFTTQLRARGVPLREAIEKAGEIRFLPVLLTSVTAIGGLLPLALGGSSLYAPLAWVIIGGLISSTFLSRIVTPVMYLLAVRGDEARRVASLAQPA; encoded by the coding sequence ATGAATCTGACCGCCTTTGCGGTGCGGCGCTGGCAGGTGACGCTCGTCGCCTTCCTGCTGCTCGCGTTGTTGGGCGTCTCGGCCTTCCTGACGATCCCGCGCTCGGTCGATCCGCATTTCCCGATCCCGACCGTCGTCGTGACGGTGATCCTGCCCGGTGCCGATGCCGCCGACATGGAGGAGACGGTCGCCAAGCCGCTCGAAGACGTGCTCCAGGGGCTCGACAAGATCGATGAGATCCGATCGACCAGCACCGACGGCACCGCAGTCATCTCGGTCAATTTCGAACATGGCACCGATGCCGAACAATCACTCGACCGCGTGGTGCGTGAAGTCGGGTCGGTGCGTGATCGGCTGCCCCAGGGCATCCAGCGCATCGCCTTCCGCCGACCGCGCACGACCGAGGCGGGGGTGCTGCAGCTCGCTTTGGTCAGCGATACGGCGAGCTGGCGGCGGATGGCGAAGTTCGCCGACGACATTCGTGACCGGTTGAACGTCGTGCCCGGCGTGCGATCGACCAGCATCGATGGCGCGGCCAGCCCCGAAGTGCGCGTCGCGATCGATTCGGGGCGGCTGGCCGAAGCGCGCATTCCCGCTGCCGCCGTCGCCAATGCGATCCAGCAGGGCGGGGTCGATCTGCCCGCCGGCACGCTCAACGCCGCGGGGCGGCGCTACAATCTCGACGCGGGCGGCGCATATCGCGACGTCGAGGCGATCCGCGCGGTGCCGGTGCGCGCAGGCGACGGGCGGCTGGTGCGCGTCGGCGATATCGCGAACGTGGAGTGGGGCGAGGCCGAACAGACGCACATCGCGCGCTTCAACGGCCACCGCGCGTTGTTCGTCACGGTGCGGCAGAAGGACGAAGCCGATGCCGGGACGCTGCGCAACAACCTGGTAACCGCGATCGGCAAGGTCCGTGCGCAACTACCTCCCGATGTGAAGCTCGAAATCGGCTTCGATCAGAGCAATGACATTCAGCGTAAACTGGCGCAGCTTGCGCGCGATTTCGCGATCGCGCTGGCGCTGGTGCTGGTCACGATCCTGCCGCTCGGCTTCCGGCCGTCGCTGATCGTCGCGATCTCGATCCCGCTGAGCCTGGCGATGGGGGTGCTGCTGCTGGCGCTGCTCGGCTATTCGCTCAACCAGATCAGCATCTCGGGGTTCATCCTATCGCTCGGGTTGCTGGTCGACGATTCGATCGTCGTGACCGAGAATATCGAACGCCACATCCGCGACGGCGACACGCCGACCGATGCCGCGATCAAGGGCACGAACGAGATCACAGCGGCGGTGATGGGGGCGACCGGCGTGCTGCTGTTCGCCTTCCTGCCGCTGACTTTCCTGCCCGAGGGGTCGGGCGATTTCGTGCGCGGCTTGCCGATGGCGGTGCTCGTCACGGTGGCGAGCTCGCTGCTCGTGTCGCTGACGATCATCCCGTTCGTCGCGAGCAAGCTGCTGCGTCCGCACACGGGGGAGGGCAACGCGTTGCTGCGCGGGATCATGGCGGGCATCCACCGCGTTTATGCCCCGATCCTGCACCACGCGCTCGATCGACCACGGACGTGGTTCTGGGGGGCGATGGCGCTGTGCGTCGGCGCGTTCGCTTTAGTCCCGGTGCTGGGCTTCAGCCTGTTCCCGGCGGCCGAGACGCCGTACTTCATCGTCCGCGTCGAAGCACCCGAGGGCGGCACGATCGCCGCGACCGACCGTGCGGTGAAGCAAGTGGCGGCGATCCTCCGGCGCGAGCCTGCGGTGGTCAACGTCATGGAAAATGCCGGACGCGGCAATCCGCAGATCTTCTACAACATCTTCCCGCGCGAGGAGCGCGCGCGCTACGGCGACATCTTCGTGACGATGCAGGATTGGGACGTCAGCGAAAGCCCCAAGCTGCTGAAACGCCTGCGCACCGCGCTCGCTGGCTTTCCCGATGCGCGCGTAACGCTGGTCAATTTCGAGAACGGCCCGCCGGTCGAGGCGCCCGTCGCGGTGCGGATCAGTGGCCCCGATCTCGCGGTCTTGAAAACGCTGTCAGACCGCGTCGGCGCGGCGCTGGGCGAGGTGCGGGGCCTGCGCGACATCGACAATCCCTTCGCGTTCGACCGCGTCGACATGGACCTCGGGCTCGATGCCGCCAAGGCGAGCTTGCTCGGCGTCGCCCCGGGCGAGGCGCGCCGCGCGGTGCGCCTCGCGATCAGCGGAGAGCAAGCGAGCCGGTTGCGCGACAATGAAGGCGACACCTGGCCGGTCACGGTGCGCCTGCCGATGGCGGCGAACCAGCCCGTCTCGGCGCTGTCGAATATCTATGTCCCAACGCTCGAAGGCGGCAGTGTTCCGCTGCTTGAGATCGCCAGCCCGAAGCTGAAGAGCGTACCGCCGCTGATCACCCGCTACAAATTGCAGCGCACCGTCACGATCACCGCGTACAACCAGCCTGGCGTTCTGACCTCCAACCTCAACAGCGCGGTCGCGGCGCGCCTCGCCAAGATCGACCTGCCAACAGGCTACAGCTTCGGCATCGGTGGCGAGGCCGAGGCGGCACGGCGCAATTTCTCCGGGCTGGGGCCGATCATCCTGCTCGCGACCTTTGGCATCTTCGGCGTGCTGGTGCTCGAATTCGGGCGTTTTCGCGAAACGATGGTGGTGGCAGGCGTCATCCCGCTCGGCACCGTCGGCGGGCTGGTGGCGATGCTGCTGACCGGCAATTCGCTGTCGTTCCTTGCGATCATCGGCTTCGTCGCGTTGATCGGGATCGAGATCAAGAATTCGATCCTGCTGGTCGATTTCACCACGCAGCTCCGCGCGCGTGGGGTGCCGCTGCGGGAGGCGATCGAGAAAGCGGGCGAGATCCGTTTCCTGCCGGTGCTGCTGACCTCGGTCACCGCAATCGGCGGCTTGCTCCCGCTCGCGCTCGGCGGATCGTCGCTCTATGCGCCGCTGGCATGGGTCATCATCGGCGGGTTGATCAGCTCGACGTTCCTGAGCCGGATCGTGACGCCGGTAATGTATTTGCTGGCGGTGCGCGGTGACGAGGCGCGGCGTGTTGCGTCGCTTGCGCAACCCGCCTAA
- a CDS encoding aspartate aminotransferase family protein, with amino-acid sequence MTTPALMPVYPRCGVRPVRGEGCYLYGEQGEQYLDFAAGIAVNALGHGHPKLVEAIAKQAATLMHVSNLYGSPQGEKLAQRIVDNSFADTVFFTNSGAEAVECAIKTARRYHYANGNPQRTTLITFNNAFHGRTMGAISATNQAKMRDGFEPLLPGFRYAPFNDLEAALALIDDTTAGFMVETIQGEGGVSAGTVEFIQGLRKACDEHGLLLVLDEVQCGYGRTGKMWAYEHYGVTPDILASAKGIGGGFPLGACLTTEEAAKGMVFGTHGSTYGGNPLAMAAGEAILDVMLEDGFLDHVTAMGERLRASVEQMMPNFDHLFEGVRGKGLMFGIKLKDSAVARDFVAHLRDHHGLLTVAAGENVVRVLPPLVIEEAHIAEFVQKISDGARTFAPAAVAA; translated from the coding sequence GTGACCACCCCAGCCTTGATGCCCGTGTACCCGCGTTGCGGCGTGCGCCCGGTGCGAGGTGAGGGCTGCTACCTCTATGGCGAGCAAGGCGAACAGTATCTCGATTTCGCCGCCGGTATCGCGGTCAATGCGCTCGGCCATGGCCACCCCAAATTGGTCGAGGCGATCGCCAAGCAGGCCGCCACGCTGATGCACGTGTCGAACCTCTACGGCAGCCCGCAAGGCGAAAAACTTGCGCAGCGGATCGTCGACAACAGCTTTGCCGACACGGTGTTCTTCACCAATTCGGGCGCGGAAGCGGTCGAATGCGCAATCAAGACCGCGCGGCGCTACCATTACGCCAACGGCAATCCGCAGCGCACGACGCTGATCACCTTCAACAACGCCTTTCACGGCCGCACGATGGGCGCGATTTCGGCGACCAACCAGGCGAAGATGCGCGATGGGTTCGAGCCGTTGTTGCCCGGCTTCCGCTATGCGCCGTTCAACGATCTGGAAGCGGCGCTGGCGTTGATCGACGATACCACCGCCGGCTTCATGGTCGAGACGATCCAGGGCGAGGGCGGCGTTTCTGCGGGCACGGTCGAGTTCATTCAAGGGTTGCGCAAGGCATGCGACGAACACGGCTTGCTGCTCGTGCTCGATGAAGTGCAGTGTGGCTATGGGCGCACCGGCAAGATGTGGGCGTATGAGCATTACGGCGTCACCCCCGACATCCTCGCCTCGGCCAAGGGTATTGGCGGTGGCTTCCCGCTCGGCGCGTGCCTTACGACCGAAGAGGCAGCCAAGGGGATGGTGTTCGGCACGCATGGATCGACGTACGGCGGCAACCCGCTGGCGATGGCGGCGGGCGAGGCGATCCTCGACGTGATGCTCGAGGACGGCTTCCTCGATCATGTGACCGCGATGGGCGAGCGGCTGCGTGCTTCGGTCGAGCAGATGATGCCCAATTTCGACCATCTGTTCGAAGGCGTACGTGGCAAGGGCCTGATGTTCGGCATCAAGCTGAAGGACAGCGCGGTCGCGCGCGATTTCGTGGCGCATTTGCGCGATCATCATGGCCTGCTGACGGTTGCGGCGGGCGAGAATGTCGTGCGCGTCCTGCCGCCTTTGGTGATCGAGGAAGCGCATATTGCGGAGTTCGTGCAGAAGATCAGCGACGGCGCGCGGACGTTCGCGCCTGCGGCGGTGGCGGCGTGA
- the argF gene encoding ornithine carbamoyltransferase, producing MRHFLSLTDAGPDGVAAMLADALDRKAARVGWPKGKPDADAPLAGHTLAMVFEKNSTRTRVSFDMAIRQLGGSSVVLDSGTTQLGRGETVADTARVLSGYCDAIMLRTDDHAKLKEMAHHATIPVINGLTDTSHPCQIMADLLTIIEAGKPLPGLKVAWLGDGNNVLASIMEAAGLMHFDVVAACPQGFMPPEQDVALGKGRARVVGTAVEAVEGADVIVTDTWISMGQDHADTKLRAMLPYQVDAALMAKASPDAKFLHCLPAHRGEEVTAEVIDGPQSLIWAEAENRLHAQKSVLRWCFGQIG from the coding sequence ATGCGGCATTTCCTTTCGCTCACCGACGCCGGCCCGGACGGGGTCGCCGCGATGCTGGCCGATGCGCTCGACCGCAAGGCTGCGCGGGTCGGCTGGCCCAAGGGCAAGCCCGATGCCGATGCGCCGCTCGCCGGCCACACGCTGGCGATGGTCTTCGAAAAGAATTCGACGCGCACCCGCGTGTCGTTCGACATGGCGATCCGCCAGCTTGGCGGCAGCTCGGTGGTGCTCGATTCCGGCACCACGCAGCTCGGCCGCGGCGAGACCGTTGCCGATACAGCGCGCGTGCTGTCGGGCTATTGCGACGCGATCATGCTGCGAACCGATGATCATGCGAAGCTCAAGGAAATGGCGCATCATGCGACCATTCCCGTCATCAACGGCCTGACCGACACGTCGCACCCGTGCCAGATCATGGCTGATCTGCTGACGATTATCGAAGCGGGCAAGCCGCTGCCGGGCCTCAAGGTCGCGTGGCTGGGCGATGGCAACAATGTGCTCGCTTCGATCATGGAGGCGGCCGGGCTGATGCATTTCGACGTCGTCGCGGCATGCCCGCAAGGCTTCATGCCGCCGGAGCAGGATGTTGCGCTGGGCAAGGGTCGTGCGCGCGTCGTGGGCACGGCGGTGGAGGCGGTCGAGGGCGCGGACGTGATCGTCACCGACACGTGGATTTCGATGGGGCAGGATCATGCCGATACGAAACTGCGCGCGATGCTGCCCTATCAGGTCGATGCCGCGTTGATGGCGAAGGCCAGCCCGGACGCGAAGTTCCTCCACTGCCTCCCCGCGCATCGCGGCGAGGAAGTGACGGCGGAGGTGATCGACGGACCGCAATCGCTGATCTGGGCCGAGGCGGAGAACCGCCTGCACGCGCAGAAATCAGTGCTGCGCTGGTGCTTCGGGCAGATCGGTTGA
- the hslO gene encoding Hsp33 family molecular chaperone HslO produces MDHAASTDTDRALGFTIPDRHARGRIVRLGPVLDTILSAHAYPAPIEALLAEALTLAALIGSTLKDAGGQLTLQAQTQTGIVTLLVCDYKGGELRGYVQYDAERLATAPENPSLFALFGAGYLAITFDQATTGERYQGIVPLDGDSLSAAAEHYFLQSEQIPTLVRVGVGGRVAGGLLLQHLPEGEDGRERLHTRLDHPEWEHVAILGQTMKAEELADPALPLETLVWRLFNEESEVRLHGDTALVRGCRCSPDYIAQVLAKFPAEEQQAMADETGTIFVDCAFCARKFPVTPAARDSADIVT; encoded by the coding sequence ATGGACCACGCCGCTTCTACCGACACCGACCGCGCGCTCGGCTTCACCATTCCCGATCGCCACGCGCGCGGGCGGATCGTGCGGCTTGGCCCGGTGCTCGACACGATCCTATCTGCGCACGCCTATCCCGCGCCGATCGAGGCGCTGCTCGCCGAGGCGCTGACGCTGGCGGCGCTGATCGGTTCGACGCTCAAGGATGCCGGTGGGCAACTGACGCTGCAGGCGCAAACGCAAACCGGCATCGTCACGCTGCTGGTGTGCGACTATAAAGGCGGCGAGCTGCGCGGCTACGTCCAGTACGATGCCGAGCGCCTTGCCACCGCGCCCGAGAACCCCAGCCTGTTCGCCTTGTTCGGGGCGGGCTATCTCGCGATCACCTTCGATCAGGCGACCACGGGGGAGCGGTATCAGGGCATCGTCCCGCTCGACGGTGATTCCTTGAGTGCAGCGGCGGAGCATTATTTTCTCCAGTCCGAACAGATCCCGACGCTGGTGCGCGTCGGTGTCGGCGGGCGCGTCGCGGGCGGTCTGCTGCTGCAGCATCTCCCCGAGGGCGAGGATGGGCGCGAGCGGCTCCACACCCGGCTCGATCATCCCGAATGGGAGCATGTCGCGATCCTCGGCCAGACGATGAAGGCCGAGGAATTGGCCGATCCGGCACTGCCGCTCGAGACGTTGGTGTGGCGGCTGTTCAACGAGGAAAGCGAAGTGCGCCTGCACGGCGACACCGCGTTGGTCCGCGGCTGCCGCTGCTCGCCCGACTATATCGCGCAAGTCCTCGCCAAATTCCCGGCGGAGGAACAGCAGGCGATGGCGGATGAAACGGGCACGATCTTCGTCGATTGCGCGTTCTGCGCGCGGAAATTCCCGGTAACGCCGGCCGCGCGTGATAGCGCCGATATCGTTACGTGA
- a CDS encoding DUF3617 domain-containing protein: MRMGIVVRLAGAGVLMAGGLAVAAPARAPTLSALTKIEPGQWQLKTAGSSAAPSTLCISDADTLIQYGHGTLQCQRFVIANEANLATVHFTCPGTGHGQTSVKVTTARNFSLDTQGIINGAPFEEQYEARRVGACPASAAAR, from the coding sequence ATGCGAATGGGCATCGTGGTGCGCCTGGCTGGCGCGGGCGTTTTGATGGCGGGCGGTTTGGCAGTGGCGGCCCCGGCGCGCGCGCCGACGCTTTCCGCGCTGACCAAGATCGAACCTGGACAGTGGCAGCTCAAAACCGCCGGATCGAGCGCGGCGCCAAGCACGCTGTGCATCTCCGATGCCGATACGTTGATCCAATACGGCCATGGCACGCTGCAATGCCAACGCTTCGTCATCGCGAACGAGGCCAATCTGGCGACGGTGCATTTCACCTGCCCGGGCACCGGGCATGGCCAGACCAGCGTGAAGGTGACGACCGCGCGCAACTTCAGCCTCGATACGCAGGGCATCATCAACGGCGCCCCGTTCGAGGAACAATATGAGGCGCGTCGCGTCGGCGCGTGCCCGGCGAGCGCTGCCGCCCGTTAA